The Clupea harengus chromosome 13, Ch_v2.0.2, whole genome shotgun sequence DNA window TGTTCTGTACCATACTGTATCTGACTGCATGCATATTTATCTGGAGAGGTTGCATAGGAACTGTGATTATCTGTTGTATACACAGCTTTGTGGCTTACCACAGTACTCCCGTtgttcatgttgtgtgtgtccctgtgtgcgTGAGCACAGAAGTCCACGCATGCTGTCACCCCAGAGAACGGCTGACCCTGGTTCACACCCAGTCTGCAGTCTCGGCCCAGATGCTCGTTCTCCACCTGTGAAGCAGGGATTCATTTGCATAACCCATTCATTCATGTCTCTCCTAAATACACCCTTTCCATACAGTGGATTTTACATTTGCAAATGCAGTGTTGTGTCATACTTACACATTTTGTGGTAAGGAGACACCACCGTTGTTATAGGAAATGTCCACTAAACTCATGACATTACATAAGACATACATTACAACAGTATTAAGGCAGTACCAAACTGGCTCAGTGACAAGGGCACTCCACGCCTGAGGGCCTGGGGACTCACCTGGTTTTGAAAGGCCTCTGGTGCAAGCTGTTTGTACAGCGGGGCTAAGTCTGTTGCTAGGTGCTGAAGGTTATCGTCCAGTTTTTCCTCCTAAATAAGAATGACATCCTGTCAATACTGCAAACACATGAATGCATTCACATTTTCCTAACGACAAATAATCAAACTGTTGTGACAATCTATGGCCACTGGGAGGCACCTAATCACACTGCTCGCATTTGTCAttgtacacatacaaaaaaaacagaagcaatAATCTCTACAGTGTatctttatggagatgctgtcaTGCCTATGAAGCCTTACTCACCTCCTTTGGGTAGTCTCCAAGCAGTCGGAACTTTCTGGGGATCTTGCTGCGAGCAAATTTGCAACCGTTGAAGTACATACTCCAGGAACAGCCAAAAGAGAAGGAGGCTCCACAGGTCTCTGGGTCTAGGCCCTGGCACGCACATGTGCGGCTAAGTGAAGGGGAaatggacaaaaacaaaagaaatcaTTGGTTAGAATACTGTGAAGTATATTAGGTTCCCATTTTACAGAACACCAGAAGTTTCTGTGACCCACACTACACTTTGAAGACAACTTCAGACTTATTGTTCTTCTTGTGGCAACTGCTCTGACTTTAATTTTGCATACGCACTATAATTACCTCATCATACAATAGCGCATGTTGCCTTTGAACaatgatgtctttttttttttttaaactttgacAATGGGCTCAGACTCTATGGCACTAAAGTGGTGGCCATGGCCAATAACACGCTGGCAGAATACGTTTGTACTCTTGGTACTGAAATATAAAGGATGAACTGAAAAAGCTTGCCTAATTTGAATAAACATCTGCTGCTTTGTCCGATACTGTTGCATATATCATGACTTCAGTTCACCACTTTTAAAGGCAAGGCTTTTAGTCTGTTGAGTCTTGCCGATTTGTACATTTGTTGATTATGCCTGTTGCCACTGCTCTCAAAATAAACGTTTGTTTTAATCTGCGATGTCCACCATGTAATGAAACTGTCCAAAACAAACcttcacataaacatgcacacttcTCATGCCGCACAGAGGCCCAGGCAGAGGCGCTACTCACTCTTCGTTGAGGCCGCAGCGGCGGCTGGTGGGGGAGCCATACTTGCACAGCGTCTGGGTGAGCTCATGGTACAGGTGGTCGGCCACGGTGCGTGGGATCCCCTCCCAGGCCAGGATGAGGATGACCACCACGGCGTCCTGGCAGCGGTGCCCCGTACGATGGCGCACCAGACACAGCAGCTTCTCCTCCTCGCTGCCCCGCCGGATCACCTGCGGTGAAACAGGAGGCCCGGTCAATCATGGCTCAGAAATGATGGAGTTGTACTTAGTTAAGACTGAAATGATTCAGAACCATAAAGAGAacataaatatgaataaatactAAATACAGATAGTCATAAATATTAAAGTTGTCTGTGGATTATCTCCATAGCATGCATGGTATATGAGGCTTGTTGCAAATGACTATTACAGTTGAATGTTAACTGCTCAAGGAGAGATCATGTTACCCATTTGGCAATTGGGCAGCCCTGAGAGCTGCGGCCTTCTTTGCCAGTATACACCACGACTTCCACACGCACTGCCTTCCCTTTCTGTCCATACCTGCAATCAATCCACATTATTACGCCTTAAGCATTATAACCATGGTTGTAACAGTAAATATTTACTCAAGTTCTTTAAACTCATTTAAGAATCAAGCTATTTCATAAGAAAAGTCATTGCTAGTACCAAGTCAGCAGTCAGTCTAAACAAGGTCCTCTAAATCTATCAAGCATGGTACAAACCCCTCCTGTACAGTCACCCCATGGGCCTCTCTGAGAGCAGGGCAGGAGTTTCCTGTCATAACTTGCAGAGAGAGTGTATCAGGCTTAGCAGCGCTTTCCTTTTACAACAGTCACTGTAAAGAAAAGAGCTCCTGTGTTCTACCTGTTCTCCATCAGTTCCCTTACGGCTGCTACACTTGGGCCCGATCCAAGGTGTGTGTAGAACGgaccttcctctttctctatgATTTGCTCTGCAAACAGATACAAGATGAAagtcactttgacattaaagtaGTTCCTCATAAGGGCACAAACCTATCTTGGGGAACTGGTAACGTGCAAAATGAAGAAACAGATCAGATTCTTTCTGTCTTAAGTTTCAAATTAAACAACTTGAATGAAATGGGTGAAATCGAAACATTACGTATTAGGTATTAGGCTTAGACATAGAATAGCTGTAATTagaattataattataaaatgTACTGTAAGGCTATCACATTAACCAAAAGAGTGCCTGACCTACCCATGCAGTCACAGGTGGGCATCTCTATGTTTTTTTTGGAAGGTGGAGTAAGTAAATTCTTAGTCGGTGTATCCAAGAACTTCAGAGGGGACTCCAGGAAGCTGTTGAGTGTGTCCTTAGAAGAAGTGTGTTCTCTGGCATAATCTACCCCTGTTTCTACATTTATAGTCGACGTCGACAAAACAGTGACCGAGCCAGATGTTTCCACTTTGTAATACGCCTCTTGATCTTTGCAAAGCTGTTGCTGGTCATTGGAATAGCGGCTTGTTTTGCTGTCTATGCCAGGTTGGTGGGTGGAAACGGCACCAGGAGAGCTGGGTACACTGGGGTGACCCTGAGGCCTAGCACTAGGATTCAGCATATCACAGGACCTGAATACCTGAGAAATCGACTGGTTTCCACATTCACGCCTCCCCTCCTGTGCACCGTCTCCGTGGCCATTCTCTTGGATGTGATGTCCATTTGGATGTAGCATTGGGTGTTTTTCATGGGAATGATTAAGAGTGTTGGGTCCTGTTCTCAAATGGCTCATACTGTTGTTGCCCAGGCCCAGAGGAGCCTGGGACTCCAAGTGCTCTCCCTTGAGGGGGCCGCTGAAAGATAAGAGCTGACGTTTCTCCCGTTGTAAGTGTGCTTCTGCAATGTACTTTTTTAAGTCTATTTGAATCTGGGGAAGAAATGGGTTCCTTTTGAGGTTTAAACTCATATTCTGCTGAGAGAAGGCTTTCTGACCCTTGGCCTTAGGGGGAGTCTTGCCATTGGGTGTTCTTCTAGATAGAGGGGTCCTGGGGTTCGTCAGAGACTCGCCCATGGGGTCTCCATTCATCTCAAGTGCTTTCTTTTTGGAAACTCTGGGTTTTGAGGGCATTGTTTTCACTCTTTTCAAAGGGGTCTTTTTCAAGTTTTGTGCTAGTGAATGACTGTTGTACTTGATGGCCTGAACAACAGGCACTCCCTTTGGGGGATTATTCTCTGAGCATGGGGAGAGATGGACCGACGGTGTCTGCTTTTGGCGAGACTCAATTATAAATGCAAGCTGTGCCAACTGCatggccacctcctcctcatccttgtTCCTCGAGCTTCTGCCTGGCATTCTCTCCGACTGCTTGTACTCCTTAAAAGTGCCCTCTGACTTCTCCATTTTACAAAGTGCTTGGCCAGCTGTCTGCTTCAGGCCTTTCTCTGGGATGAGGGGTAGCTTTTCACAATCTGAACTAGCTTTCAGGAGGTGCTGCAAAGACAGCTTGTCTGAAGTGCATGCGCTGTGGTGGCTGGGGTTACCTTGCCTGTTTAAAGGGCTGTGAATGACTGAGGTCTGGTGCTGTGATGAACTGATCACGGAGACCTTGTTTGAAGCAACATCTGACATTGATTTAGCTTCCAATAGAGGTATGTTTCTTCTTGACGAGACGTTTGCAGCTGTTTCGCTTTCTGACCTGGTATCCAGAATACCATTTTCCATTTTTATGGGAATATTTTGAGGCAAGGCAGCCAGTTGAGTCAGGGCCTCGATAGCTATGGCCTGCTCCATGCTTAGGTTTCTCTGCTCCACCAAAGACTGAACACTTGGTAAAGGACTCCCAGAGTCATTGACACATTTGTCTGAGTTGTTTTGCTCCAGGAGTGTGTCAGTGAACGGACTGACGCAAACAGATTTCTGATATGACTGGTGTGAAGAGTCCTCTGGTTCGGTCTTCAATGCGCACACAACTGAAGGTCGAGGGCCGAAAAACCTCTCCTCCAAGGCCTTTCTATCAGTTAGGGAAAAGCATACCACAGCTGCCAAAGTAGACAGTGCATCCTCATAGCCATCACCGCTTTCTGAATGTGACGATGTCTGATTTTCTGTAAATACCCACGGCTCCTCCATCTTGATTTTCTTCAGTGGGAGGGCCTTGGGTGTGGCCTGGGAGAGGACGCCGTCCGCTCTCTCGAAGGACGGGGAAGCACACCCGGCATCCCCACCTACGTGGTTCCCAGAACCGTTAGGTAAATTCAGTGAAAGGCTCTGACTAGTAAGTGCATCGGTATCTGAGGTCCCAAGCTCTTTCTCCAAGAGGGGCGCTGCTGCACCCTTCTGGGCTGGAGGGAGGGCATCCAGCGGGGCAGTGTGGCCTTGAGATGagtcaccctctttctcttcagcCGCAGAGGTGTCCTCCATCTGCTCCACCTTTGTGCCATTTACTGAGATCCCCTCCGTCTCAACCTGGGccggaaaaaaagagagagaaaggttgaCTCAACAAGTTTGGCTCCAACATTCTCCTGCAGAATAGAAAAAGTCCCTGGGCCTCGTACGACAGCCGGCGCCACAGCATGGTCACGAAGTCTGGGAAATGCCCAAAGCTCTGTTTACAAATACTGAAGCATGACCACTGCTCTGGACAGACCTTACATTGGAACTTATTTAACAGGGTTATAAGACAACAAGAGAAGAATATAATGAAGGTTGTGTTGAGACCAAATATGTATGTGAATAACAATCTTATTTTAGCAATTCTGTGATATCAACAATGAGCTTGTCTCTTTGCAGTTTTACACAGTCTTTCCTATGCATGTACATTCAAAAAAAGCTTGATATGTTAAATTTGTATTCTTCGGTGACAGAATCCACAAATCCAGATTACAAATACATCTTGATAAAAACATCTTTagtgaaatgcagcacagtGTATAACTTTTGAGGCTAACAGGATCAAATAACATCCTTCCATTGTGATCCTTTGGTTCCTCAACATATTGTTGTTAGTAAAGACAGACAAAGCCTATTTTCATGCATACAGACAAGAGGAACATGACAGCAAGACTGCAgcagaatgaaaacaaacagaataaAATGTCTGCAACGTGCAATGCAGACACATGCAATTATGTGATCTAAAACATCTCAGACTGATTTAGAGTACCAGGTTCAGTGATTACAAATGTAGTCCAGAAACGTTTTTGATGTGACTAGACACATGTTGTGAGAATGCTTGCAGACTGGAAAGTATCACCAGAATCATAAACATAGCTGCTTTTGGCCGAAACCCCCACTGACACAAATCCTAAACTTTCTACAAGATTATGTTAGAAGAAAGCTACATGTCCAGAGTAATCTAGTCTGATACCATGATACAGTAAGGGGATTAAACCCTACTGTACTTCCATTGGCAGTTTGCAACAAGCTTAccatatataggagggaaaacccacaGGTTAgcctatttcacacacacacacacacgcacgcacgcacgcacgcacgcacgcacgcacgcacgcacgcacgcacgcacgcagacacgcacacacgcacacacacacacacacacacacacacacacacacacacacacacaggtaccaaTAGCCTTCCACTAATTCAGATGCCAAACAAGTACAAATCTCAGCATTATAACCCATGCATGCTTCCCATGCCATCTGAAGAAGGCACAGTACTCACAGACATGTGTACAGGT harbors:
- the tet1 gene encoding methylcytosine dioxygenase tet3 isoform X1, encoding MPPTPKKPKKLHPPLKRNDKKLISTSVKRRTINPGKSKGQTAKNTSEVSNRPTAKAQTAKIPAINKAANHASQGYSDRGNLHPVRTRSTRLRHSVKSATQFGLVVDLQGRRKSLRGTQLSQSVLQDVKPNKTGRSAKEKCRQLRGLNQWVAKQFDSCNANQQKKALIGIKSDDQLSSLRSELAMVEQDNTLNVLSIKEEPVTDHSGKSNESESIMADPQHPDRIDPESICANKSDSSEPTSEEDPFKNADTSGPVESPLVLSPHEAVLGSDEAGCHGAALQQQTCSILCSSTLTTPNPPTSPNVSFDPSPSCTSSKLSPLEESADGPIVEVRIPHVTVDGNTKDQPVLSEGRPSKETDSLLLQSTNINVCSTEAVELDLVPKILPCSDSKPTSSSESTQSSFDTESEPGLPDALLEPTVSGAFPLSEEDMQHFLRGPDEERERSKRSRCKACEPCLRKVNCGQCSCCLNRKTGHQICKLRKCIELKKRPSAAKVGSKDIAKLVKKKRVSKVETEGISVNGTKVEQMEDTSAAEEKEGDSSQGHTAPLDALPPAQKGAAAPLLEKELGTSDTDALTSQSLSLNLPNGSGNHVGGDAGCASPSFERADGVLSQATPKALPLKKIKMEEPWVFTENQTSSHSESGDGYEDALSTLAAVVCFSLTDRKALEERFFGPRPSVVCALKTEPEDSSHQSYQKSVCVSPFTDTLLEQNNSDKCVNDSGSPLPSVQSLVEQRNLSMEQAIAIEALTQLAALPQNIPIKMENGILDTRSESETAANVSSRRNIPLLEAKSMSDVASNKVSVISSSQHQTSVIHSPLNRQGNPSHHSACTSDKLSLQHLLKASSDCEKLPLIPEKGLKQTAGQALCKMEKSEGTFKEYKQSERMPGRSSRNKDEEEVAMQLAQLAFIIESRQKQTPSVHLSPCSENNPPKGVPVVQAIKYNSHSLAQNLKKTPLKRVKTMPSKPRVSKKKALEMNGDPMGESLTNPRTPLSRRTPNGKTPPKAKGQKAFSQQNMSLNLKRNPFLPQIQIDLKKYIAEAHLQREKRQLLSFSGPLKGEHLESQAPLGLGNNSMSHLRTGPNTLNHSHEKHPMLHPNGHHIQENGHGDGAQEGRRECGNQSISQVFRSCDMLNPSARPQGHPSVPSSPGAVSTHQPGIDSKTSRYSNDQQQLCKDQEAYYKVETSGSVTVLSTSTINVETGVDYAREHTSSKDTLNSFLESPLKFLDTPTKNLLTPPSKKNIEMPTCDCMEQIIEKEEGPFYTHLGSGPSVAAVRELMENRYGQKGKAVRVEVVVYTGKEGRSSQGCPIAKWVIRRGSEEEKLLCLVRHRTGHRCQDAVVVILILAWEGIPRTVADHLYHELTQTLCKYGSPTSRRCGLNEDRTCACQGLDPETCGASFSFGCSWSMYFNGCKFARSKIPRKFRLLGDYPKEEEKLDDNLQHLATDLAPLYKQLAPEAFQNQVENEHLGRDCRLGVNQGQPFSGVTACVDFCAHAHRDTHNMNNGSTVVCTLTKEDNRAVRNVPEDEQLHVLPLYKISDTDEFGRAEGQWAKMQTGALQVLSAFPREVRLLAEPVKSARKRRLDAKKASAEKQQNNQEKKQTTPGKVKSELFKGTPDRGYKSNSVEPSPLVKTEPQSYSIPLRTTGVGNYPLDYNPSHPFNHNREYPTPPGANSQPMEALSSHESSRSSPKCGFVGGGSWNYNNDSRPSGCPQPSDQRLLEPRPAVSPLTTKGFRDYPHPHTFKSEPDEVHCSSFLRVPTPGESTPPRSLYPHPAEGLQSRLNGYHRGPLAQGTPGDQGSPLPPQTPLIPEAVKAEEVWSDSEHNFMDGDIGGVAVAPSHGSILIECARREMHATTPILRPNRSHPTRISLVFYQHKNLNEPGHGLAVWEAKMAVKAREKEEEAERLALGGGVGPLLSPSKANGRRGRPAGECPSEDTEESCSEEKELAQVPTRWAQTLPQDRVITVSPYALTQVTGPYNRWM
- the tet1 gene encoding methylcytosine dioxygenase tet3 isoform X3 produces the protein MLPKIEGLPLRRGKVGSKDIAKLVKKKRVSKVETEGISVNGTKVEQMEDTSAAEEKEGDSSQGHTAPLDALPPAQKGAAAPLLEKELGTSDTDALTSQSLSLNLPNGSGNHVGGDAGCASPSFERADGVLSQATPKALPLKKIKMEEPWVFTENQTSSHSESGDGYEDALSTLAAVVCFSLTDRKALEERFFGPRPSVVCALKTEPEDSSHQSYQKSVCVSPFTDTLLEQNNSDKCVNDSGSPLPSVQSLVEQRNLSMEQAIAIEALTQLAALPQNIPIKMENGILDTRSESETAANVSSRRNIPLLEAKSMSDVASNKVSVISSSQHQTSVIHSPLNRQGNPSHHSACTSDKLSLQHLLKASSDCEKLPLIPEKGLKQTAGQALCKMEKSEGTFKEYKQSERMPGRSSRNKDEEEVAMQLAQLAFIIESRQKQTPSVHLSPCSENNPPKGVPVVQAIKYNSHSLAQNLKKTPLKRVKTMPSKPRVSKKKALEMNGDPMGESLTNPRTPLSRRTPNGKTPPKAKGQKAFSQQNMSLNLKRNPFLPQIQIDLKKYIAEAHLQREKRQLLSFSGPLKGEHLESQAPLGLGNNSMSHLRTGPNTLNHSHEKHPMLHPNGHHIQENGHGDGAQEGRRECGNQSISQVFRSCDMLNPSARPQGHPSVPSSPGAVSTHQPGIDSKTSRYSNDQQQLCKDQEAYYKVETSGSVTVLSTSTINVETGVDYAREHTSSKDTLNSFLESPLKFLDTPTKNLLTPPSKKNIEMPTCDCMEQIIEKEEGPFYTHLGSGPSVAAVRELMENRYGQKGKAVRVEVVVYTGKEGRSSQGCPIAKWVIRRGSEEEKLLCLVRHRTGHRCQDAVVVILILAWEGIPRTVADHLYHELTQTLCKYGSPTSRRCGLNEDRTCACQGLDPETCGASFSFGCSWSMYFNGCKFARSKIPRKFRLLGDYPKEEEKLDDNLQHLATDLAPLYKQLAPEAFQNQVENEHLGRDCRLGVNQGQPFSGVTACVDFCAHAHRDTHNMNNGSTVVCTLTKEDNRAVRNVPEDEQLHVLPLYKISDTDEFGRAEGQWAKMQTGALQVLSAFPREVRLLAEPVKSARKRRLDAKKASAEKQQNNQEKKQTTPGKVKSELFKGTPDRGYKSNSVEPSPLVKTEPQSYSIPLRTTGVGNYPLDYNPSHPFNHNREYPTPPGANSQPMEALSSHESSRSSPKCGFVGGGSWNYNNDSRPSGCPQPSDQRLLEPRPAVSPLTTKGFRDYPHPHTFKSEPDEVHCSSFLRVPTPGESTPPRSLYPHPAEGLQSRLNGYHRGPLAQGTPGDQGSPLPPQTPLIPEAVKAEEVWSDSEHNFMDGDIGGVAVAPSHGSILIECARREMHATTPILRPNRSHPTRISLVFYQHKNLNEPGHGLAVWEAKMAVKAREKEEEAERLALGGGVGPLLSPSKANGRRGRPAGECPSEDTEESCSEEKELAQVPTRWAQTLPQDRVITVSPYALTQVTGPYNRWM
- the tet1 gene encoding methylcytosine dioxygenase tet3 isoform X4, producing the protein MEDTSAAEEKEGDSSQGHTAPLDALPPAQKGAAAPLLEKELGTSDTDALTSQSLSLNLPNGSGNHVGGDAGCASPSFERADGVLSQATPKALPLKKIKMEEPWVFTENQTSSHSESGDGYEDALSTLAAVVCFSLTDRKALEERFFGPRPSVVCALKTEPEDSSHQSYQKSVCVSPFTDTLLEQNNSDKCVNDSGSPLPSVQSLVEQRNLSMEQAIAIEALTQLAALPQNIPIKMENGILDTRSESETAANVSSRRNIPLLEAKSMSDVASNKVSVISSSQHQTSVIHSPLNRQGNPSHHSACTSDKLSLQHLLKASSDCEKLPLIPEKGLKQTAGQALCKMEKSEGTFKEYKQSERMPGRSSRNKDEEEVAMQLAQLAFIIESRQKQTPSVHLSPCSENNPPKGVPVVQAIKYNSHSLAQNLKKTPLKRVKTMPSKPRVSKKKALEMNGDPMGESLTNPRTPLSRRTPNGKTPPKAKGQKAFSQQNMSLNLKRNPFLPQIQIDLKKYIAEAHLQREKRQLLSFSGPLKGEHLESQAPLGLGNNSMSHLRTGPNTLNHSHEKHPMLHPNGHHIQENGHGDGAQEGRRECGNQSISQVFRSCDMLNPSARPQGHPSVPSSPGAVSTHQPGIDSKTSRYSNDQQQLCKDQEAYYKVETSGSVTVLSTSTINVETGVDYAREHTSSKDTLNSFLESPLKFLDTPTKNLLTPPSKKNIEMPTCDCMEQIIEKEEGPFYTHLGSGPSVAAVRELMENRYGQKGKAVRVEVVVYTGKEGRSSQGCPIAKWVIRRGSEEEKLLCLVRHRTGHRCQDAVVVILILAWEGIPRTVADHLYHELTQTLCKYGSPTSRRCGLNEDRTCACQGLDPETCGASFSFGCSWSMYFNGCKFARSKIPRKFRLLGDYPKEEEKLDDNLQHLATDLAPLYKQLAPEAFQNQVENEHLGRDCRLGVNQGQPFSGVTACVDFCAHAHRDTHNMNNGSTVVCTLTKEDNRAVRNVPEDEQLHVLPLYKISDTDEFGRAEGQWAKMQTGALQVLSAFPREVRLLAEPVKSARKRRLDAKKASAEKQQNNQEKKQTTPGKVKSELFKGTPDRGYKSNSVEPSPLVKTEPQSYSIPLRTTGVGNYPLDYNPSHPFNHNREYPTPPGANSQPMEALSSHESSRSSPKCGFVGGGSWNYNNDSRPSGCPQPSDQRLLEPRPAVSPLTTKGFRDYPHPHTFKSEPDEVHCSSFLRVPTPGESTPPRSLYPHPAEGLQSRLNGYHRGPLAQGTPGDQGSPLPPQTPLIPEAVKAEEVWSDSEHNFMDGDIGGVAVAPSHGSILIECARREMHATTPILRPNRSHPTRISLVFYQHKNLNEPGHGLAVWEAKMAVKAREKEEEAERLALGGGVGPLLSPSKANGRRGRPAGECPSEDTEESCSEEKELAQVPTRWAQTLPQDRVITVSPYALTQVTGPYNRWM
- the tet1 gene encoding methylcytosine dioxygenase tet3 isoform X2, with the protein product MPPTPKKPKKLHPPLKRNDKKLISTSVKRRTINPGKSKGQTAKNTSEVSNRPTAKAQTAKIPAINKAANHASQGYSDRGNLHPVRTRSTRLRHSVKSATQFGLVVDLQGRRKSLRGTQLSQSVLQDVKPNKTGRSAKEKCRQLRGLNQWVAKQFDSCNANQQKKALIGIKSDDQLSSLRSELAMVEQDNTLNVLSIKEEPVTDHSGKSNESESIMADPQHPDRIDPESICANKSDSSEPTSEEDPFKNADTSGPVESPLVLSPHEAVLGSDEAGCHGAALQQQTCSILCSSTLTTPNPPTSPNVSFDPSPSCTSSKLSPLEESADGPIVEVRIPHVTVDGNTKDQPVLSEGRPSKETDSLLLQSTNINVCSTEAVELDLVPKILPCSDSKPTSSSESTQSSFDTESEPGLPDALLEPTVSGAFPLSEEDMQHFLRGPDEERERSKRSRCKACEPCLRKVNCGQCSCCLNRKTGHQICKLRKCIELKKRPSAAKVETEGISVNGTKVEQMEDTSAAEEKEGDSSQGHTAPLDALPPAQKGAAAPLLEKELGTSDTDALTSQSLSLNLPNGSGNHVGGDAGCASPSFERADGVLSQATPKALPLKKIKMEEPWVFTENQTSSHSESGDGYEDALSTLAAVVCFSLTDRKALEERFFGPRPSVVCALKTEPEDSSHQSYQKSVCVSPFTDTLLEQNNSDKCVNDSGSPLPSVQSLVEQRNLSMEQAIAIEALTQLAALPQNIPIKMENGILDTRSESETAANVSSRRNIPLLEAKSMSDVASNKVSVISSSQHQTSVIHSPLNRQGNPSHHSACTSDKLSLQHLLKASSDCEKLPLIPEKGLKQTAGQALCKMEKSEGTFKEYKQSERMPGRSSRNKDEEEVAMQLAQLAFIIESRQKQTPSVHLSPCSENNPPKGVPVVQAIKYNSHSLAQNLKKTPLKRVKTMPSKPRVSKKKALEMNGDPMGESLTNPRTPLSRRTPNGKTPPKAKGQKAFSQQNMSLNLKRNPFLPQIQIDLKKYIAEAHLQREKRQLLSFSGPLKGEHLESQAPLGLGNNSMSHLRTGPNTLNHSHEKHPMLHPNGHHIQENGHGDGAQEGRRECGNQSISQVFRSCDMLNPSARPQGHPSVPSSPGAVSTHQPGIDSKTSRYSNDQQQLCKDQEAYYKVETSGSVTVLSTSTINVETGVDYAREHTSSKDTLNSFLESPLKFLDTPTKNLLTPPSKKNIEMPTCDCMEQIIEKEEGPFYTHLGSGPSVAAVRELMENRYGQKGKAVRVEVVVYTGKEGRSSQGCPIAKWVIRRGSEEEKLLCLVRHRTGHRCQDAVVVILILAWEGIPRTVADHLYHELTQTLCKYGSPTSRRCGLNEDRTCACQGLDPETCGASFSFGCSWSMYFNGCKFARSKIPRKFRLLGDYPKEEEKLDDNLQHLATDLAPLYKQLAPEAFQNQVENEHLGRDCRLGVNQGQPFSGVTACVDFCAHAHRDTHNMNNGSTVVCTLTKEDNRAVRNVPEDEQLHVLPLYKISDTDEFGRAEGQWAKMQTGALQVLSAFPREVRLLAEPVKSARKRRLDAKKASAEKQQNNQEKKQTTPGKVKSELFKGTPDRGYKSNSVEPSPLVKTEPQSYSIPLRTTGVGNYPLDYNPSHPFNHNREYPTPPGANSQPMEALSSHESSRSSPKCGFVGGGSWNYNNDSRPSGCPQPSDQRLLEPRPAVSPLTTKGFRDYPHPHTFKSEPDEVHCSSFLRVPTPGESTPPRSLYPHPAEGLQSRLNGYHRGPLAQGTPGDQGSPLPPQTPLIPEAVKAEEVWSDSEHNFMDGDIGGVAVAPSHGSILIECARREMHATTPILRPNRSHPTRISLVFYQHKNLNEPGHGLAVWEAKMAVKAREKEEEAERLALGGGVGPLLSPSKANGRRGRPAGECPSEDTEESCSEEKELAQVPTRWAQTLPQDRVITVSPYALTQVTGPYNRWM